From the genome of Nicotiana tabacum cultivar K326 chromosome 2, ASM71507v2, whole genome shotgun sequence:
GGACCATCGGGCCTAAAGTTTTCCAATGAACTTGTGTGAAAGAAACCTTCCGACCAACTTCAGACCTCTGTCTACAGTTTGGTCGTAAAATTTATAGTTTCTTCTACAGTTTTAAGCCAAGTGGTCTAAAGTTTTGTCATAATTATATAAGTAGTTCAATTTCTTCTATAACTTAAGACCGTatgaaaattctaaattttcCAATTAATTTGTGTGAAACCTTTTTAAAGGTTTGTATGCTAAGATATATTGTTATAAGTGATTTAGGAAATATGTTTTTTGGTAATTGCTTTCGTCTGGACCAAACCAAAAGTGCCTCTAGTAATGATATTCCTTTCTTCCACTTATTTTCAAGTGAATTTAAGTGTTCCAGTGTGATCTTGAACTCTGCAATCATACCCACAAAACTCTGCAAACTCTCACCCCGTATATGGCTTCTTTCCTGAAAATTACATATTTTTTAGTTATTAAGACATGAACAAATTGTATGACTTCTGGCCTCATTTGAGATAAATTTCTAATTTGGACAGTGTAAAAGTGTTGAATATCGTTCAATCTCAATCTGACAATTAATTTGAACAACAAACTGATCATAAATTTGATAGAAGGgagaaggagaagaggaagaggaagaagagagaaAAGGCTAGGCACTTCCGCTTATGAAACGGGAGGTTATAATTTGCAaagattaaaaagggaaaaaatataaATGATGGCCTAAAAAAGGAGATATCTGGTTAAATAAAAGATTGAAAGTCTGAAatataacataaatcaagaaaaGATAAGAAGAGATGTACATAATTGATAGCTTCTCCTACAGAGAAAGGTAATAATAGTCATTTCATCAAATTACTAATCGTCAATTAAAAAAAAGGGTGTTTGGTTGGTTAGTTTAAAGTAAAAAATTAATGGTCTGGGTTGGTCACTGATGTGTTTCAGTGACCATGTAAAAGATCCTCCGGTTCCAGTTGAATCCCTAACCGATGTTTCAGTGATGCTTGTCCATTGAGCGGTAATTTGCATTTCCTTTGTAACTCCACAAACCTCTGAATATCAAAATTATTCTTTTTGATGAGCTTCCTCTCCCTTGCAAGGAAAAGCCTCTTCAACAAATCTTGGTATGTTGGGTCTCTACAAGTAATGAGGAAGTAAAAATATCCCAATATTAACCCACTACTAGTAGTGAAAAATGTAATTGGTTCCATTACATCCCAAGAGAATTCCCAGAAGGTAAGCCGGAAGAAGAGTCCAATCTGTAATATACCAGCCCCCAATCCAGTCCACAAAATGCGACGCACCTGCTTATGTGCAACCTCATCAATTTTATCCTTCTTCTCCTGCAGATTCTTTAGCTCATCTTTTATATGATCATCTTCACGTAGCAGTGCTAGAGGCACTGCCCTTCTTATTTCATCAACTACCTGGACATATAATTCAGAAACATATATGCATTTATTTTCACATACAAATTAAcaaaagaatgaaagaaaaatacgTACCTTATTAGGGTGAAGATAAACTTTATCTCTGAAAAGCCAAATTACCCCAGCCTCATCAAGCAGTCTTGCAAAAGCCACAGCCTCGCCTTGTGTTTTCGCCAAACCAATATTCTCACACAGTACTCTCAGTAACTCAGAATACCCAATAACCTCTTTACTCTCCATCCCTAGCCTCGTCTTCAGCTCCTCCACATTCATCAACCTCTTTGCTTCCTCTTGACTACTAATTAACCCTCCATTAATCCCATTCTTCTTTTCTCCTCCGGAACTGAAATAATACCCACCCATAAACCATCCATGTTGATAACTCCGATCCAGTTGCCACTTTGCCCTTGCAGCTGATGTAACCGTCCGTTTCAACAAATAACATGAAGTTTTCCACATGGTTTCAAGTTTTGTTTACAACAGTTTTACGTATAAAGAATGTACGGACAAATATATATTCAAAGACTCGTAAGGCAAACAATCAGGAGAACAGTTATGGCTACGAGAATGACGGACTGCTAGAAAAACCGTTTAAAGGGAGTCCATGAATAGCCAGTAACGGCCCACTAAAACAGAGTTGCAACCATTGGTATTGCACCTGCCAATGCCATTCAGCTTCTTTAAGCTTTATAAAAGGGATTAACAATTTCATTTTAAATATACATACTACTCCACTCAACTATATATGGATATGGAGGctgatgcaaaaaaaaaaatcaaaaacaattaAACATATCTTTACTTAACAGAGATGAAATATTAGTTAATACATGAAGGTTATTTTTGTCAATATCAGttcatttatttctttcttttatagcCATTCTTGCATGCCTATACATGGCTTATAACCCAATTAGTCAAAACCAACTTTAATTGCACATTTAAGAGATTGTATTTACTGCGCTAGATGTGGTTGTACCTTGTTAGGCATATATAGGAATTAGGACGAGGAATTGGGACGTCGATGCGTCTAAATAATTGCTTAACTTAATATAAAATGGGAGTATAATTCTTCGTTTTATCTTTTTAATAAATACTTAGTATTATATTATTGCCTAAATCATTCGTTGGCAATGTTTTGTTGACAAACAA
Proteins encoded in this window:
- the LOC107774775 gene encoding calcium uniporter protein 6, mitochondrial-like yields the protein MWKTSCYLLKRTVTSAARAKWQLDRSYQHGWFMGGYYFSSGGEKKNGINGGLISSQEEAKRLMNVEELKTRLGMESKEVIGYSELLRVLCENIGLAKTQGEAVAFARLLDEAGVIWLFRDKVYLHPNKVVDEIRRAVPLALLREDDHIKDELKNLQEKKDKIDEVAHKQVRRILWTGLGAGILQIGLFFRLTFWEFSWDVMEPITFFTTSSGLILGYFYFLITCRDPTYQDLLKRLFLARERKLIKKNNFDIQRFVELQRKCKLPLNGQASLKHRLGIQLEPEDLLHGH